The following coding sequences lie in one Deltaproteobacteria bacterium genomic window:
- a CDS encoding lectin, whose translation GDMSFFVSSAGSGKGGDLGGLEGADRICKTLAEAAGAGGKTWRAYLSTQGSNAVNARDRIGKGPWSNAKGVVIANNLDGLHGPENNINKQTALNEKGEIVPGRGDAPNMHDILTGSRPDGTAFGNEADRTCSNWTSSGAGAAMVGHSDRTGLDDSAAAKSWNSSHPSRGPEGGCSQKDLQGTGGMGFIYCFAAD comes from the coding sequence GGCGACATGAGCTTCTTCGTCAGCAGCGCCGGCTCCGGCAAAGGGGGAGACCTCGGCGGGCTCGAAGGGGCCGACCGGATTTGCAAGACGCTGGCCGAGGCCGCGGGCGCAGGCGGGAAGACCTGGCGGGCCTACCTGAGCACGCAGGGCTCCAACGCAGTGAATGCCCGCGACCGGATCGGAAAGGGCCCCTGGTCCAATGCCAAGGGGGTCGTCATCGCAAATAACCTTGACGGGCTGCACGGGCCGGAGAACAACATCAACAAGCAGACGGCGTTGAACGAGAAGGGCGAGATCGTCCCGGGCCGGGGAGATGCGCCGAACATGCACGACATCCTCACCGGATCGAGGCCCGACGGCACGGCATTCGGCAACGAGGCGGACAGGACATGCTCCAACTGGACCAGCAGCGGCGCCGGGGCGGCGATGGTCGGCCATTCCGACCGCACCGGGCTCGACGACAGCGCGGCGGCGAAGTCGTGGAACTCGTCGCACCCCTCGCGCGGGCCGGAAGGCGGCTGCAGCCAGAAGGACCTGCAAGGCACGGGCGGGATGGGATTCATATACTGCTTCGCGGCTGATTAA